The following proteins are encoded in a genomic region of Gemmatimonadetes bacterium SCN 70-22:
- a CDS encoding thymidylate synthase, flavin-dependent: MLYYEPRVTVLARPAFTEPGHLPVQWKGESSDGERLAEFAGRLCYMSQRNPAGRATREYLENILKQGHGSVLEHANYSLLLEGISRSLTHELVRHRAGFAYSQLSQRYVDESEAAFVVPPAIVGDEALERAWREQMEAAQRSYVALVDDLMQRYAWVSDKVHRRKMAREAARGVLPNSTETKIVVTGNVRAWRTMLELRCGEGAELEIRRLAVMVLRTLQHEAPAFFGDFEIYLAEDRRESARPGYHKV; encoded by the coding sequence ATGCTGTACTACGAACCGCGTGTCACCGTCCTCGCCCGCCCGGCCTTCACCGAGCCCGGGCACCTCCCGGTGCAGTGGAAGGGAGAGTCGAGCGACGGCGAGCGGCTCGCCGAGTTTGCCGGGCGGCTGTGCTACATGAGCCAGCGCAACCCCGCCGGGCGCGCGACGCGCGAGTACCTGGAGAACATCCTCAAGCAGGGGCACGGGAGCGTCCTCGAGCACGCCAACTACTCGTTGCTGCTGGAGGGGATCTCGCGCTCGCTCACGCATGAACTGGTGCGCCACCGCGCGGGCTTCGCCTACTCGCAGTTGAGCCAGCGCTACGTGGACGAGTCGGAGGCCGCCTTCGTCGTCCCCCCGGCGATCGTCGGTGACGAGGCGCTGGAGCGGGCGTGGCGGGAGCAGATGGAGGCGGCCCAGCGCTCGTACGTGGCGCTGGTGGACGACCTGATGCAGCGGTATGCGTGGGTGTCGGACAAGGTGCACCGGCGCAAGATGGCGCGTGAGGCCGCGCGCGGCGTCCTCCCCAATTCGACCGAGACCAAGATCGTCGTGACCGGGAACGTGCGCGCCTGGCGCACGATGCTCGAGCTGCGCTGCGGCGAGGGGGCGGAGCTCGAGATCCGGCGCCTCGCGGTCATGGTCCTGCGGACGCTGCAGCACGAGGCGCCGGCCTTCTTCGGCGACTTCGAGATCTACCTGGCCGAGGATCGCCGCGAGTCGGCGCGCCCGGGCTACCACAAGGTCTGA
- a CDS encoding crotonase — translation MRPDAPASAGDDAALVVTSRDGAIATLVINRPDKHNALSAGVRRALLDAVSACSADPDVRVIIITGAGEKSFVAGADIAEFATRTPVDQYRVMRAPSPLEAIERSPKPVIAAINGYCLGGGLELAMACDFRLASDRARFGQPEINLGIIPGGGGTQRLPRLIGLGHAMRMILSGEPIDAAEALRVGLVQDVVPSEDLMSRTRDIAGKIAAKSPVALAAAKEATRAALQTPLAEGLRVESGLYLLAFSSADKDEGVRAFLEKRPPHFTGR, via the coding sequence ATGCGCCCAGACGCGCCGGCGTCCGCCGGCGACGACGCGGCACTCGTCGTCACCTCGCGCGACGGGGCGATCGCCACGCTGGTGATCAACCGTCCCGACAAGCACAACGCCCTCAGCGCCGGCGTGCGACGGGCACTCCTCGACGCCGTGAGCGCATGCTCGGCCGACCCGGACGTCCGCGTCATCATCATCACCGGGGCGGGGGAGAAGTCGTTCGTCGCCGGCGCCGACATCGCGGAGTTCGCGACGCGCACCCCCGTGGACCAATACCGGGTGATGCGCGCGCCGTCTCCGCTCGAGGCCATCGAGCGCTCGCCCAAGCCGGTCATCGCCGCCATCAACGGCTACTGCCTCGGGGGAGGACTCGAGCTCGCGATGGCCTGCGACTTTCGCCTGGCCTCGGACCGGGCGCGCTTCGGCCAGCCCGAGATCAATCTCGGGATCATCCCGGGCGGGGGCGGGACGCAGCGCCTCCCCCGGCTGATCGGGCTGGGCCACGCGATGCGCATGATCCTGAGCGGCGAGCCGATCGACGCCGCCGAGGCGCTGCGCGTCGGGCTCGTCCAGGACGTCGTCCCGTCGGAAGACCTGATGAGCCGGACACGGGACATCGCGGGCAAGATCGCCGCCAAGAGTCCCGTCGCCCTGGCGGCGGCGAAGGAGGCGACGCGTGCGGCCCTGCAGACCCCGCTTGCCGAGGGGCTGCGCGTGGAAAGTGGACTCTATCTCCTGGCCTTTTCGAGCGCGGACAAGGACGAGGGGGTGCGCGCCTTCCTCGAGAAGCGTCCCCCGCACTTCACGGGGCGATAG
- a CDS encoding patatin, translating to MSRPTPATEDLALVLGGGGARGAYQAGLLRAIARRYPHLRIPILAGVSAGAVNTIHLASHRGTFEESTDQLVRHWLSMTPEQVYRVDAHSLLSGVIRSGYGLLSSDPTERERVRGMVDTAPLRAFLERTLERDEDGALPGIQYNLSRGTLSAVALSATSYTTGQSVTWVEGRRPSLWERPQRRSLPARLGVDHVMASAALPIFFPAERVGNEWYGDGGIRLTAPLSPALHLGASRILTISTRSNAARPVPTVSEAAPYPPPAQVLGTLYNAVFLDVIDQDVMRLNMINELVRRLAPSQREGLRIIDILVLRPSVDLGILAREYEPRLPKVFRFLTRGLGTRKSTSPDILSLVMFQEDYLRRVVDLGEADAEQHHARIAAFIEGDLSGAA from the coding sequence ATGTCGCGTCCCACCCCAGCCACCGAAGACCTGGCCCTCGTCCTCGGCGGGGGCGGCGCGAGGGGGGCCTACCAGGCGGGGTTGCTGCGGGCCATCGCGCGGCGGTACCCGCACCTGCGCATCCCCATCCTCGCCGGCGTGTCGGCGGGAGCGGTCAACACCATCCACCTCGCCTCGCACCGCGGGACATTCGAGGAGTCCACGGACCAACTCGTTAGGCACTGGCTGTCGATGACCCCCGAGCAGGTGTACCGGGTCGACGCCCACTCCCTCCTGTCGGGCGTCATTCGATCCGGCTACGGGCTCCTCTCCTCCGACCCCACGGAGCGCGAACGGGTGCGCGGCATGGTCGACACGGCGCCCCTGCGCGCGTTCCTCGAGCGCACCCTCGAACGCGACGAGGACGGGGCGCTTCCCGGCATCCAGTACAACCTGTCGCGCGGCACGCTGAGCGCGGTCGCCCTCAGCGCGACGAGCTATACCACCGGCCAGTCCGTCACCTGGGTCGAGGGGCGCCGCCCGTCGCTGTGGGAACGCCCCCAGCGTCGCAGCCTGCCGGCACGGCTCGGCGTGGACCACGTCATGGCCTCGGCCGCCCTCCCGATCTTCTTCCCCGCGGAGCGCGTCGGCAACGAATGGTACGGCGACGGGGGCATCAGGCTCACCGCCCCGCTCTCTCCGGCCCTGCACCTGGGCGCCTCGCGCATCCTCACGATCTCGACGCGGTCCAACGCCGCTCGCCCCGTCCCCACGGTCAGCGAGGCCGCGCCCTATCCGCCGCCGGCCCAGGTCCTGGGGACGCTGTACAACGCCGTCTTCCTCGACGTCATCGACCAGGACGTCATGCGGCTGAACATGATCAACGAGCTGGTCCGGAGGCTCGCACCCTCGCAGCGCGAAGGGCTGCGGATCATCGACATCCTCGTCCTGCGCCCGTCGGTCGACCTCGGAATCCTCGCGCGCGAATACGAACCGCGACTCCCGAAGGTGTTCCGCTTCCTCACCCGAGGGCTGGGGACGCGCAAGTCGACGAGTCCCGACATCCTGTCGTTGGTGATGTTCCAGGAAGACTACCTCCGGCGCGTCGTCGACCTGGGAGAGGCGGACGCAGAGCAGCACCACGCGCGCATCGCCGCCTTCATCGAGGGCGATCTGTCCGGGGCGGCGTAG